TATATACGTGATACTGGTCACGGCGATATACCAAGTGACTTCACAATTACTTCGCAAAGTAAAAAAATTACCTCGTTGATGATTTCTGGAGCGTAAAATGTACATGGCTCAACCGGGCCATATTGATCATATCAAACAGGTCAATGCTGGTCGTGTATATAAACTAATTGACCTTAAAGGTCCTATTTCTCGTATCGATTTGTCCAAGCAAAGTGAGTTGGCTCCGGCGAGTATTACTAAAATTACCCGTGAACTCATTGAAGCTCACCTGATTCACGAAACGACGGTTCAAGAAGCCACGACTCGTGGGCGTCCTGCTGTCGGTCTGCAAACCAATAACGAAGGTTGGCAGTTTCTGTCGATGCGTCTTGGTCGCGGATACTTGACGATCGCGCTCCATGAATTGGGCGGTGACGTGCTTATCGATACCAAAATTGATATCCATGAACGCGATCAAGATGATGTGCTTGCGCGTCTTCTCCATGAAATCGATGAGTTCTTCCAAACCTATGCTGAGCAACTCGACAGGGTGACGAGTATCGCTATCACACTGCCAGGTCTGGTGAATTCAGAGCAAGGTATTGTGCTGCAGATGCCGCACTACAACGTTGAAAACTTGGCGTTGGGGCCGGAGATCTACAAAGAAACCGGCCTACCAGTTTTTATTGCCAATGATACCCGAGCCTGGGCATTAGCAGAGAAGTTGTTTGGTAACTCACAAGATAACGATAACTCTGTTCTTATCTCGATTCACCACGGTTTAGGTGCCGGGATCATTCTTGATGGTCGCGTTCTGCAAGGGCGTCACGGTAACATCGGTGAGTTGGGGCATATCCAGATCGATAAGGAAGGCAAGCTTTGTCACTGTGGTAATCGAGGCTGTTTAGAAACGGTGGCGAGTTCTCAGGCAATCCGAGAGCAAGTCAAAGAGCGATTAGCCAATGGTGAAGAATCAACGCTAACGGTGTTTGAAGACGTCACTATTGAACAGATCTGCGCTGCCGCTGCTGATGGGGATCCGCTAGCTGTCGAAGTGATTGAACAGTTAGGTCGTTATCTAGGCTCTGCGATTGCGATTGTGATTAACCTATTCAACCCAGAGAAAATCTTGGTGGGTGGTGTTATCAATCAGGCGAAGAGCGTGTTATACCCGGCGATTCAAAAGTGCATCGAAGAGCAGAGTCTATCGGTTTACTATAAAGACTTAGAGCTGGTGGAATCTCGTTTTTATAAGCAGGCAACCATGCCAGGTGCTGCGCTCATCAAGCAGGCCTTATACGATGGCCAACTGTTAATGAAAGTTATTGAAGGTTAACCCCTTTTCTCGTCTTGTAGCCTTACCCTGAACCTTTCCATGTACTTAAGCTTTGTATAACATCATTTGTTGTACTTAGTTTAAGCATTCTGTGCATTGGCGCTTTGCTTTAACCTATTGAAGTAGGCTATTGTAGCCACAGTTATTATTTGTCACTAAGGTGTTGTATGTCTGGCGTTTTAAATTCGGTTGATCAGAGAACCAAACTGGTCGGTGAAAATCGTCTGGAGCTCTTGTTATTCAGCTTAAACAGTCGTCAACTATTTGCGATTAACGTATTTAAAGTGAAAGAAGTCCTAAAAGTGCCAGTGCTCACTCGCTTACCTGGCTCTCACCATCATATTACGGGTGTGGCTTCTTTACGTGGTGAATCGGTGCCTGTTATTGATTTGCGAAGTGCCATTGGCTTTCCGCCATCTCGTGCGGAATCTCAAGAGAGCAACCTAATTATTACGGAATACAACCGAACCGTACAAGGTTTCTTGGTTGGACAAGTTCGTAATATCGTGAACACGACATGGACAGAAATTCAACCGCCGCCAAAGACAACAGGCCGTGCAAACTACCTAACCGCTATCACGCATATTCAAGAAGAAGAGCAGCACAAGATTGTTGAGATCATCGATGTTGAGAAAGTGTTGGCTGAGATCATTGATTACGATGTCTCGATCTCTGAAGGCGTTTTAGACGAACAATTAGCTCAGGAGATGATAGGACGTAATGTGCTT
This region of Vibrio sp. BS-M-Sm-2 genomic DNA includes:
- a CDS encoding ROK family protein; protein product: MYMAQPGHIDHIKQVNAGRVYKLIDLKGPISRIDLSKQSELAPASITKITRELIEAHLIHETTVQEATTRGRPAVGLQTNNEGWQFLSMRLGRGYLTIALHELGGDVLIDTKIDIHERDQDDVLARLLHEIDEFFQTYAEQLDRVTSIAITLPGLVNSEQGIVLQMPHYNVENLALGPEIYKETGLPVFIANDTRAWALAEKLFGNSQDNDNSVLISIHHGLGAGIILDGRVLQGRHGNIGELGHIQIDKEGKLCHCGNRGCLETVASSQAIREQVKERLANGEESTLTVFEDVTIEQICAAAADGDPLAVEVIEQLGRYLGSAIAIVINLFNPEKILVGGVINQAKSVLYPAIQKCIEEQSLSVYYKDLELVESRFYKQATMPGAALIKQALYDGQLLMKVIEG
- a CDS encoding chemotaxis protein CheV, with protein sequence MSGVLNSVDQRTKLVGENRLELLLFSLNSRQLFAINVFKVKEVLKVPVLTRLPGSHHHITGVASLRGESVPVIDLRSAIGFPPSRAESQESNLIITEYNRTVQGFLVGQVRNIVNTTWTEIQPPPKTTGRANYLTAITHIQEEEQHKIVEIIDVEKVLAEIIDYDVSISEGVLDEQLAQEMIGRNVLIVDDSSTARNQIKGTLSQLGLNIIECCDGLEALTLLKGWCDEGKDINQEILLMITDAEMPEMDGYKLTHEVRTDPRMHDLFITLNTSLSGSFNEAMVEKVGCNRFISKFQPDLLVEVTQERMRQIL